The Hymenobacter swuensis DY53 genome includes the window TGCTCCAGCGGAATCAGCACCGATTCGGTGAGCACCTTGGCGCTAGCGCCGGGGTAGGCCGTGCTCACCATCACCATCGGCGGCGAAATCTCGGGGAACTGGGACGTCGGCAACGTATTAATTGCCAGAATGCCCAGAAACATGATGACCACCGAAATAACGATGGCAAACACGGGTCGGCGAATGAATTTACTGAACATGAAATAGGGAGCTGTTCGTGACTATTGGGGCGTCATGCTTGATCTGGCGTCCGCTTGTCGAAACATCTCTACCGCTTCGTGGCACGGTTCACTAGCCCAGGGTTTGAACCCTGGGCTATGGAGCGGAAATCGTGCAATAAAGAGGGGCTAGTTTGGCGGTAGAGATGCTTCGACTTCGGCTGCACCTTGGCGGACGCCAGATGAAGCATGATGGTCTGCCTGTGAAGTAGAATCCTACTCGCTGTATACTTTCAGGTGCGAAATCACCGACTTCGGCTCCGCGTAGGTGAAGCGGATTTTGTCGCCTTCCTTCACCTTGCGGATGCCTTCGAGCATGATTTTGTCGGTGGCTTTCAGACCGGCCGAGATGATGTAGAGGTCGGGCATTTCGGAGGCCACGGTTACCTCGGTCTGGTGCACTTTCTTCTTCTCGTCCACCACGTACACGAACTTCTTTTCGAGCACCTCGAAGGTGGCTTTCTGCGGGATGATGAGGGCGTTTTTCAGCGGCACGGTCATCAGGACCGAGCCGGTTTCACCGTTGCGCAGCAGGCCGTCGGGGTTGGGGAAAGTGGCCCGGAAGGCGATGTTGCCGGTTTCGTTGTTGAAGTCGGCCTCGATGGTCTGCACCACGCCGGGGTACTTGAACTCCTCGTTGTCGGCCATGCGCAGCTTCACCTTGGTTTCAGCTTCGGTGCGGGCGTGGGCCTTGTAGGCCAAGTACTCGGCCTCGGGCACGTTGAAGTACACCCACATCTTGCTGTTGTCGGAGAGGGTGGTCAGCAGGTCGCCCTCATCTACCAGGCTGCCCAGCCGGGCCTGGAAATGGTCCATCATGCCGCTGAACGGGGCCTTGATGGTGGTGAAATCGAGGTGGGTTTTGGCCAGCCCAACTTCGGCGTTGGCCTTGTCGAGCTTGGCCTGGGCTAGCGCCAGCTCACTGCCCGATACGATGTTCTTGTCGGCCAGCTTCTTGGTGTTTTGGTACTCCAGGCTCACGTAGTTGGCCTCGGCCTTCGACTTCTGCAGCTCGGCCTTATATACCATCGGCATGATCTGGAACATGAGCTGTCCCTGCTGCACGCGCTGGCCTTCGTCCACGTAAATCTTCTGGAGGTAGCCCTTTTCCAGCGCCCGCACCTCAATGTGTTGGTACGCATGAATCTGCGACACGTACTCCTTGGTGATGGTCGTGTCTTTCTGGAGCGGGCTGGTGACGAGGAACTTGATTTTCTCCTCTTTCTCCTTGTGTTCCTTGGAGCAGCTGGTGCCGCCGTACAGTACGCCCACACCCATGAGCGTCAGCAAAAACCTTGTTTTCATATGCGTATTGCGTGCCATCCTGACTTGAATGACACAAAGCAACCGCCGCCTTCATGAAGGCCGAATGAAGCGTGAAAACTATATTGTGCTACAAAACAGTACGCTTGGTGCGCGCTATAATTTCCTTGATCCACGGATATTCCGGCAGCTGCGCCAGTCGCTGCAGCAGCTCCGCCGGCCCCACCAACGCTCCGGCCACTTGACCCGCCAATGAGGCGTTGGTATCGGTGTCGCCGCCGGTGGCAATGAGTTGTTGCAGCAGCCGCGTTAGGCCCAGGCTCCGGATTTTGGTGGCGCAGAACAGGGCAAACGGCACCGAGTTGACGACGTGCCCATTGTTGCCAAGCCGGGCGGCCTCAGTAATAGTGGCGTCGGGCGGATAGGCGCTTAGCTCTCGTAGCCGGTCCGTCAGATTGGTATCCGGCAGGTCCGGCAGTAGCAAGGCCAGCAGGTCGTTATGGCCATTCCATGTGTAGTGCAATGCGGCCCGAATGGCCATATATACAGCTAATGCGCCGGCATAAGCATCCTCGTTCTGGTGGGTGAGGTAGCAGGTGTCGTGAATGGTTTGCCGGGTGGTGGCGGGATAAAAGGCGAAGGGCGCGATGCGCATGGCCGCCCCGTTGCCCGCCGCATACTGCCCCCGGCGGCCGGTCTGCGTCCAGGGCATCCCCGCCTCCGCATTGCGGATGGCTTGCAGCGTGCTGGCCCCAAGGCCGGTGAGCCGCCCCTGTTGGTAGTAGGCCACAAACTGCTGCCCCAGCCGGGTGGGGTCGAAGGGGCCGGCTGCCAGTACTTCGCAAGTGGCCTAGCGTCAGCTGGGTATCATCGGTAATGGCCCAGCGCCGCACCGGTGCCGGCTTGCCGCCGAAGTAAAAGGTAGTGGTATCGTCGGCGCGCTTCTCGTTTTCAAAGCTACTTCCCCAGGCGTCCCCAATTGCTCCGGCCAATAGGCAGGCTTCAAATTTCTCGCTTAGCATAGAATGGTTGTAGGAGGTCCGCTAACGAACTGATGAACCGAGCCGGCGGACGTACTTACCGTTGCAGTTTCCTGAACAGCGCAGGCATGGTAGCCGGGTCGATGGCCTGCATGTCAATCAGTCGCAACGCCTTCACCATGGGCAGGGTAGAAGTTTTGTATTTCTGAAAATGGGGCGTTTTTAGGTGCGCCTGATACGCCTCCTGGCTGGCGTATATCTCCAGAATCCGGATCTGCTGCGGGGCCGCCTGCTGCTGCATCGGGTAAATGGAAATGACGCCCGGTTCCAGCCGCACCGACGACGCCGACTCCTCCCGCAGAATAGCCGTGTACTCGGCTAGGTAGCGCGGCTCAATCTCAATTTCCGACAACCGGATCATCATGTTCTGGGGCGCCGCGGCCGGCGCTTTGCCCGCAGGCCGGCTGCACGAATACGCCAGCAGCGCGCCGGCAAGTAGGAGGGGGAAGGCGGTTGCTGGTTTCATATTCCCGAATGGTTGATAGCAGTCAGGAAAGTACGGGAATTGAGGATGACGCGCAGCAAAATGTCCGCGGCGTCCTCCCCAACCGAGCCATTGCTGGGCCGGAACACGCCGCAAAAATCAACACCGCAGGTAAACCGGGCAACAGGACGGTAGTAAAAGCCCCGGCCGCAACGCAACTTGCAGTCCTCATCTCCGACCCTTGGCCCGGTGGGCCGAACCATCTTCATTTCCACCTTCTCCGCATGAACCTACCCCGTATTCCCTTTCTGCCCGCCGCTCGCCGGGGCTTGCTGCTGGCGCTGCTGGCGTGGGGCGCCACGGCCCAGGCCGAAGACATCCAGTCGCCGAACAAGCAGCTGACACTGAGCGTGAACGTGCAGGCCAACGGCGTGCCCACCTACAGCCTGAGCTACAAGGGCCGGCCAGTGCTCAACACCAGCAAGCTGGGTTTGGAGTTGCAAAACGCGGTAGCCCTCACCAGCGGCTTCACCCAAACCGCCGCCACCCGCCGCACCGTGGATGAAAGCTGGAACCCAGTGTGGGGCGAGGTGAAGACCATCCGCAACCACTACAACGAGCTGGCCGTGACGCTCAGCCAGCCTGCCACCAAGCGCGAAATGCGCGTGCGGTTCCGGCTGTTCGATGATGGCCTGGGCTTCCGCTACGAGTTTCCGCGCCAGCCCGAACTGGGCTACTTCGTGGTGAAGGAAGAGAAAACCCAATTTGCCCTCAACGGCGACCACAAAGCCTTCTGGTTGCCTGGCGACTACGACACGCAGGAGTACAGCACCGTCACCTCGAACCTCTCGCAGGTGCGCGGGCTGATGAAGGCCTCCACCACGCCTAATGCCTCCCAAACGCCATTTTCGGCCACCGGCCTGCAGACGCCGCTCATGCTCAAGCGCCCCGACGGCCTGTACGTTAACATCCACGAAGCCAGCCTGATCGACTACTCGGCCATGCACCTGGAGCTGGACGATAAGACGTTTGTGCTGGAGTCGCACCTGACGCCTGATGCGGTGGGCAACAAGGGCTACTTGCAGACGCCCTGCCAGTCGCCGTGGCGCACGGTGCTCGTGAGCGACAAAGCGGCTGACATCCTGCAGTCCAAGCTGGTGCTCAACCTCAACGAGCCCACCCAGTTCAAGGACGTGTCCTGGATCAAGCCCGTGAAGTACGTGGGCGTGTGGTGGGAGATGATTACGGGCAAAAGCACGTGGTCGTACACCAACCAGGACAACATCAAGCTCGACTCCATCGACTACAAAACCGTGAAGCCCAACGGTACCCACGGCGCCAACACCGCCCACGTGAAGGAGTACATCGACTTCGCCGCCAAGCACGGGTTTGATGCGGTGCTGGTGGAAGGTTGGAACACCGGCTGGGAAGACTGGTTCGGCAAGCACAAAGATTACGTGTTCGACTTCGTGACGCCGTACCCCGACTTTGACGTGCAGGAGCTGCACCGCTACGCCGAAAGCAAGGGCGTGAAGATGATGATGCACCACGAAACCTCGGGTTCGGTGCGCAACTACGAGCGCCACCTGGAAAAGGCGCTCCAGTTCATGAACGACAACGGCTACAACGCCGTGAAAACCGGCTACGTGGGCGACGTGCTGCCCCTGGGCGAGCATCACTACAGCCAGTGGCTGATCAACCACTACCAGTACGTGCTGGAGCAAGCCGCCAAGCACAAAATCATGGTGAACGGCCACGAGGCCGTGCGTCCCACCGGCCTGAGCCGCACCTTCCCCAACCTGATCGGCAACGAGGCCGCCCGCGGCACCGAGTACGAGTCGTTCGGGGGCAACAACGCCGACCACACCACCATTCTGCCCTTCACCCGCCTCATCGGCGGCCCGATGGACTACACGCCGGGCATCTTCGAGACGAAGGTCAGCAAGCTCAACCCCAGCAACACGTCGTTTGTGCACAGCACCCTGGCCCGCCAACTGGCCCTGTACGTGACCATGTACAGCCCGCTGCAAATGGCCGCCGACCTGCCCGAGCACTACAACCAGCACCTCGACGCCTTCCAGTTCATCAAGGACGTAGCCGTGGACTGGGACGACACCAAAGTGCTGGAAGCCGAGCCCGGTGACTACATCACCTACGCCCGCAAGGCCAAGGGCAAAAGCAACTGGTTTATCGGCAGCACCTGCGACGAGCAGGGTCGCACCTCCAAAATCGACCTTAGCTTCCTGGATTCCGGTAAGAAATACGTGGCCACCATCTACGCCGACGCCAAGGACGCCCACTATGAGAAAAACCCCAAAGCCTACACCATCCGCAAGCTCAACGTGACGCGCAAATCCAAGCTCACGCAGTACTGCGCCCCCGGCGGCGGCTACGCCATCAGCGTGGTGGCTGTCAATTAGAAATTAAGAATTGAGAAGTAAAGATGGGTCGTTCGACAATCCTTTTGGGTTGTTGAACGGCCCATTTTGGGTTCCGGCGGAGCGCCTCGTCCCCTGGCTGCCTCTCCGAGAAAGAGAGGGGGTGTCACGGTGGATTGGGTGTAGCGCGAACTTTGCAGTTCGCGCCTCCGCGCCGTTCGAGTCGTTGAAACGGCGCGGGGATGCGAACTGCAAAGCTCGCGCTACTGTCAGGCTGCGCTAACCAGAACGATACCCAACAGCAGCCCCAGCCCGCTCCGGAATAGGCTCCCCTGCTCCCTCTGGAGAGGGGGCGCAGGGCGGGAAGCACCTTGCAGAACAACCAATTTTTAGTTCTTAATTCATCATTTTTAATTGAATCAACGCCCGCTCCACATCCTCCGGGGTGTCGATGCCGATGGTTTCCAGGGTGGTTTCGGCGGTTTGGATGCGGTAGCCGGCTTCCAGCCAGCGCAGCTGCTCCAAGCTCTCGGCCAGCTCCAGCGGCGAGGGCGGCAGCT containing:
- a CDS encoding putative quinol monooxygenase → MKPATAFPLLLAGALLAYSCSRPAGKAPAAAPQNMMIRLSEIEIEPRYLAEYTAILREESASSVRLEPGVISIYPMQQQAAPQQIRILEIYASQEAYQAHLKTPHFQKYKTSTLPMVKALRLIDMQAIDPATMPALFRKLQR
- a CDS encoding glycoside hydrolase family 97 protein — its product is MNLPRIPFLPAARRGLLLALLAWGATAQAEDIQSPNKQLTLSVNVQANGVPTYSLSYKGRPVLNTSKLGLELQNAVALTSGFTQTAATRRTVDESWNPVWGEVKTIRNHYNELAVTLSQPATKREMRVRFRLFDDGLGFRYEFPRQPELGYFVVKEEKTQFALNGDHKAFWLPGDYDTQEYSTVTSNLSQVRGLMKASTTPNASQTPFSATGLQTPLMLKRPDGLYVNIHEASLIDYSAMHLELDDKTFVLESHLTPDAVGNKGYLQTPCQSPWRTVLVSDKAADILQSKLVLNLNEPTQFKDVSWIKPVKYVGVWWEMITGKSTWSYTNQDNIKLDSIDYKTVKPNGTHGANTAHVKEYIDFAAKHGFDAVLVEGWNTGWEDWFGKHKDYVFDFVTPYPDFDVQELHRYAESKGVKMMMHHETSGSVRNYERHLEKALQFMNDNGYNAVKTGYVGDVLPLGEHHYSQWLINHYQYVLEQAAKHKIMVNGHEAVRPTGLSRTFPNLIGNEAARGTEYESFGGNNADHTTILPFTRLIGGPMDYTPGIFETKVSKLNPSNTSFVHSTLARQLALYVTMYSPLQMAADLPEHYNQHLDAFQFIKDVAVDWDDTKVLEAEPGDYITYARKAKGKSNWFIGSTCDEQGRTSKIDLSFLDSGKKYVATIYADAKDAHYEKNPKAYTIRKLNVTRKSKLTQYCAPGGGYAISVVAVN
- a CDS encoding efflux RND transporter periplasmic adaptor subunit, which encodes MKTRFLLTLMGVGVLYGGTSCSKEHKEKEEKIKFLVTSPLQKDTTITKEYVSQIHAYQHIEVRALEKGYLQKIYVDEGQRVQQGQLMFQIMPMVYKAELQKSKAEANYVSLEYQNTKKLADKNIVSGSELALAQAKLDKANAEVGLAKTHLDFTTIKAPFSGMMDHFQARLGSLVDEGDLLTTLSDNSKMWVYFNVPEAEYLAYKAHARTEAETKVKLRMADNEEFKYPGVVQTIEADFNNETGNIAFRATFPNPDGLLRNGETGSVLMTVPLKNALIIPQKATFEVLEKKFVYVVDEKKKVHQTEVTVASEMPDLYIISAGLKATDKIMLEGIRKVKEGDKIRFTYAEPKSVISHLKVYSE